A single genomic interval of Hevea brasiliensis isolate MT/VB/25A 57/8 chromosome 4, ASM3005281v1, whole genome shotgun sequence harbors:
- the LOC110655965 gene encoding uracil-DNA glycosylase, mitochondrial isoform X3 encodes MASSKTLRDFLQPAKRIKLSSPSDHSKPLNLHFSTTASKSISDSSSSDLTTHQRSRIEFNKLRAKSKRNLNLCSQLVSKSKTEGVGFVKLEELLVEETWLEALPGELQKPYARTLCKFLENEICNGSVPIYPPQHMIFNAFNSTPFDKVKAVIIGQDPYHGPGQAMGLSFSVPEGVKAPSSLVNIFKELEKDLGCSIPSHGNLEPWAVQGVLLLNTVLTVRSRQANSHAKKGWEQFTDSVIKTISQKKEGVVFLLWGNFAQEKSRHFSQTNKLLEKMGIPPIDWQL; translated from the exons ATGGCTTCTAGCAAGACGCTAAGAGATTTCTTACAACCCGCCAAGCGCATAAAGCTATCCTCTCCTTCCGATCATTCAAAACCCCTAAATCTTCACTTTTCCACAACTGCCTCCAAGTCGATTTCCGATTCTTCTTCCTCCGACCTCACTACCCACCAGAGATCTCGCATTGAGTTCAACAAACTCCGTGCTAAGTCTAAGCGAAATCTCAATCTCTGTTCCCAATTAGTTTCCAAGTCCAAAA CTGAAGGTGTGGGCTTTGTGAAATTGGAGGAGCTGTTGGTGGAGGAGACCTGGTTGGAAGCTCTTCCTGGGGAATTGCAGAAGCCTTATGCTAGAACTCTCTGCAAATTTCTAGAGAATGAGATTTGTAATGGCAGTGTACCCATATATCCGCCTCAACACATGATTTTCAATGCTTTTAATTCCACCCCATTTGATAAAGTCAAGGCTGTTATCATTGGGCAGGATCCTTATCATGGCCCCGGTCAAGCAATGGGCCTTTCCTTCTCTGTTCCTGAGGGAGTCAAGGCTCCTTCAAGTCTTGTTAACATATTTAAGGAACTTGAGAAAGATCTTGGCTGTTCAATTCCATCTCATGGAAATCTAGAACCTTGGGCCGTTCAg GGCGTTCTGTTGCTCAATACTGTTCTTACAG TTAGGAGTCGTCAAGCAAACTCCCATGCTAAAAAAGGATGGGAACAATTTACGGATTCTGTTATCAAAACAATTTCACAGAAGAAGGAAGGGGTTGTTTTTCTCCTGTGGGGAAACTTTGCCCAAGAGAAATCCAG